The following coding sequences lie in one Arachis ipaensis cultivar K30076 chromosome B03, Araip1.1, whole genome shotgun sequence genomic window:
- the LOC107632898 gene encoding uncharacterized protein LOC107632898, translated as MANNLNSNIVAFTLTEGQSNNRPPYFNGSNYSYWKERMRIFVQSINYNIWKIILNGPDVPTKQNADGEVVAKEDNEWTDEEKKKVKLNAKATNLMHCAISFEEFRKVSRCKTAKEIWDKLRLTDEGTKQVRETRIDMLMKEYEMFSMKEDESIDQMFERFSIIINNLDAMGRNYSEETLVRKILRSLTKKWEVKSTAISERNDLIKTTYDELRGKLLAYETTHMSQDKDDKKKSIALKSRMTAQGEESDDSFSDEEMVLFARKMRRLLRYKNKGKGSSSSKDVKKDQVKFTCHHCKELGHFKLDCPQLKKGEKSKKDKKKVMMATWEDLENDTSSESSDQEAQLCLMADHNDEDEVDLSDLSIDELHYIIKNISMNSKKLLDKYAKCKKENEALRTENDLLLKKVKANETSNEKFLKEENIALRAELEKFKLKHEVTASTDLISENKKLNEQIKNLNEDLAKFVQGSQNLNKLLASQRFGSEKSGLGFIEENKAVFKQNFKKSEASSSKVFKPKGFSKTQKSVSRNHCYKCNRNGHDPPQCFIFLKSFDNDSKLYKVVHDYNALRKPRRFHIKGSKWIWIPKVS; from the coding sequence atgGCCAACAACTTGAATTCCAACATCGTGGCTTTCACTCTCACTGAAGGGCAGTCTAATAATAGACCTCCCTACTTCAATGGCAGCAACTATTCTTACtggaaagaaagaatgagaaTCTTCGTGCAGTCAATCAATTACAACATCTGGAAGATTATTCTCAATGGACCAGACGTTCCCACCAAACAGAATGCTGATGGAGAAGTAGTGGCAAAGGAAGACAATGAATGGAcagatgaagaaaagaagaaggttaAACTCAATGCCAAGGCAACCAACCTGATGCACTGTGCAATCAGTTTTGAAGAGTTCAGAAAAGTGTCAAGGTGCAAAACGGCTAAAGAAATCTGGGATAAGCTCAGACTCACTGATGAAGGCACTAAGCAAGTGAGGGAGACCAGAATTGACATGCTGATGAAGGAGTATGAAATGTTCAGTATGAAGGAGGACGAGAGCATCGATCAAATGTTCGAAAGGttctcaataatcatcaacaatctgGACGCCATGGGAAGAAACTACTCTGAAGAAACCTTAGTAAGGAAGATTCTGAGAAGTCTTACTAAGAAATGGGAAGTGAAAAGCACAGCCATCTCTGAAAGGAATGATTTGATCAAAACCACCTATGATGAGCTAAGAGGCAAGCTGCTGGCTTATGAAACCACTCACATGTCTCAAGACAAagatgacaaaaagaaaagtatagcacTAAAATCAAGAATGACAGCCCAAGGAGAAGAATCTGATGACAGtttctcagatgaagaaatggTACTCTTTGCAAGAAAAATGAGAAGACTACTGAGATACAAAAACAAAGGCAAAGGAAGCTCTTCATCGAAAGATGTCAAGAAAGATCAAGTCAAGTTCACATGCCATCACTGCAAGGAGCTTGGTCACTTCAAGTTAGATTGCCCTCAACTTAAGAAAGGCGAAAAATCCAagaaagacaaaaagaaggtgatgatGGCAACATGGGAGGACTTGGAGAACGACACCAGCTCAGAGAGCTCAGATCAAGAAGCTCAACTATGTCTGATGGCAGATCATAATGATGAAGATGAGGTAGATCTCTCTGATTTATCTATTGATGAACTGCACTACAttatcaaaaatatttctatGAACTCTAAGAAACTCTTGGATAAGTATGCTAAATGTAAGAAAGAAAATGAGGCTTTGAGGACAGAAAATGATcttcttttgaaaaaggttaaGGCAAATGAAACTAGTAATGAAAagtttttaaaagaagaaaacattGCCTTGCGAGCTGAATTAGaaaaattcaaactcaagcatGAAGTTACTGCTTCCACTGATTTGATTTCTGAAAACAAAAAGCTgaatgaacaaataaaaaatttgaatgaaGACTTAGCAAAGTTTGTTCAAGGTTCTCAAAATTTGAACAAACTACTTGCTAGTCAAAGGTTTGGATCTGAAAAATCTGGACTTGGATTCATAGAGGAAAACAAGGCTGTTTTCAAACAAAACTTTAAAAAATCTGAAGCCTCCTCTTCCAAGGTTTTCAAACCAAAAGGATTCAGCAAAACTCAAAAATCAGTAAGCAGGAATCATTGCTACAAGTGTAATAGAAATGGTCATGATCCTCCTCAATGTTTCATCTTTCTTAAGTCTTTTGATAATGatagtaaattatataaagttGTTCATGATTATAATGCTCTTAGGAAACCAAGAAGATTTcacatcaaaggatccaaatggatttggatacctaaggttagttGA
- the LOC107630213 gene encoding uncharacterized protein LOC107630213: protein MKGLNLWSNPNSCILRRSSSSKLNAVNRVSRPPSPVVRFHCSLSQRSLRCAVLGAGFAGLSVVWHLLKHSPKELDLRIDIYDEVGIGGGASGISGGLLHPYSPKVNLLWEGAQCWKDSIKLLKVAEEASVSRDCKIGQSDENTKAFAYQKRGILRLATNLKNMAKLNANVKTSLPSCRVDTLSKEAAQELVPGLCVPFDTAFYMPEALNIQSQNYLQALFWSCENLVTESSTFDSGKKLLQLHRRPVSRLSEFDGEYDAVIICLGAKVNMLPEFSGRLPLRTCRGVIAHLELPGDISEGYPERGPSILSDAWIAVKSPRELHVGSTWEWKSSNSSPSVSPDEASSALSELLPKASVIYPRIMNWDFTGARAGLRAMPPLTSLGSLPLLGCINDIMEGNQTCKYWLFGGLGARGLLYHGWLGNLMAHAVLSSDEGLIPLELTSWKNTTQFSDFNKQTEFH from the exons ATGAAGGGTCTCAATCTATGGTCGAAccctaattcttgcattttacgCCGTTCATCATCTTCCAAACTTAACGCTGTCAATCGTGTTTCTCGCCCGCCTTCCCCAGTTGTTCGGTTCCATTGTTCTCTAAGTCAACGTTCTCTCAG GTGCGCGGTGCTTGGTGCTGGATTCGCTGGGCTCTCCGTTGTTTGGCATTTGTTGAAG CACAGTCCGAAGGAGTTGGACCTAAGAATTGACATATATGATGAAGTGGGCATCGGTGGTGGTGCCTCTGGGATTTCTGGGGGTCTTCTTCACCCTTATTCGCCAAAAG TAAACCTTCTCTGGGAGGGTGCTCAGTGTTGGAAAGATAGCATAAAGCTTTTGAAAGTAGCTGAAGAAGCTAGTGTTTCCAGGGACTGCAAAATTGGACAATCTGATGAAAATACGAAAGCTTTTGCTTATCAGAAAAG GGGGATCTTAAGACTGGCAACGAATCTGAAGAATATGGCCAAATTGAATGCT AATGTCAAAACTTCGCTTCCAAGCTGCAGAGTAGATACCCTTAGTAAAGAAGCAGCTCAGGAGCTCGTACCTGGGTTATGTGTACCATTTGACACAGCTTTCTATATGCCTGAAGCACTTAATATCCAATCTCAAAACTATCTTCAG GCACTTTTCTGGTCATGTGAGAATTTGGTGACAGAATCCTCTACTTTTGACTCTGGAAAGAAATTGCTCCAGTTGCACAGACGACCTGTCAGTAGACTTTCCGAGTTTGATG GAGAATATGACGCAGTCATCATCTGCTTAGGTGCCAAAGTGAACATGCTTCCTGAGTTCTCTGGTAGGCTTCCTTTGAGGACATGTAGAGGTGTTATTGCGCACCTGGAATTGCCCGGTGATATAAG CGAAGGTTATCCTGAGCGTGGACCCTCGATACTATCAGATGCATGGATTGCCGTTAAGAGTCCTCGTGAACTACATGTCGGTTCAACGTGGGAGTGGAAATCGAGCAACTCCTCACCCAGTGTTTCACCGGATGAAGCATCAAGTGCTCTTTCGGAGCTTCTGCCAAAGGCCTCTGTCATTTATCCCAGAATAATGAATTGGGATTTCACCGGAGCAAGAGCTGGTCTTAGGGCAATGCCACCACTCACTTCCCTCGGGTCACTTCCACTTTTGGGTTGTATCAATGATATCATGGAAGGAAATCAAACTTGCAAGTATTGGCTTTTTGGAGGGTTAGGTGCAAGGGGGTTGTTGTACCATGGGTGGCTAGGTAATTTGATGGCACATGCTGTGCTTTCCTCTGATGAAGGACTAATTCCTTTGGAGTTGACTTCTTGGAAGAACACCACCCAATTTTCAGATTTCAATAAGCAAACAGAATTCCACTAA